The following is a genomic window from uncultured Fretibacterium sp..
AGGGCGTTGCGTCCCTCGTGCGGCGCACCCGCCGCATGGGCCGGCCGGCCCGTGAAGTGCGCGTCGAGCTTCGTCGTGCTGAGATACCCCAGGGAGTTCAGGCCAAACGTCCCGGACGGCACCCCGCCGCCGATATGCATGGCCAGGAAGTAGTCCGACCCATCGACCACGCCCTTACGCATCATGGCGTAGGCCCCGCGGCACCCCTCCTCGCCGGGCTGGAAGATCAGGCGCACGGTCCCACTCAGCAGCCCCTCCCTGGCGATCAGGACCTCGGCCACCCCCAGCCCGATGGCCGTGTGGGCGTCGTGCCCGCAGGCGTGCATCAGATGAGGGTTGACGCTGGCGAACCCCTCCCGGACGGGCCGGTGGTCGGACGAAGCGTCCTCGTCCACCTCCACGCAGTCGATGTCGAACCGCAGCGATACGACAGGACCGGGACGTCCGGTGTCCAGTACCGCGACGACCCCGGGATAGCGCCGCATCGCCTCGATCCACGCGGCGTTGCCACCCTGCGTGATCGCGCGCCCGATGTGCCGGTCGATCTCCCCCTCCGAGGGGCGCCCCATGACCGCGGAGGTCTCCACCGTATCCAGGCCGACCCGGGGCTTATAGCCCAGCCGTTCCAACCGCTCCGCGACCAGCGACGACGTTCGGAACTCCGTCCAGGCCGCCTCGGGATAACGGTGGAGGTCCCGCCGGATGTCGATCAGATCCCGCTCCAGTTTCCTCCAGTCCATTACGCTGCCACCTCCCCTCAATACTTTAGCACGACCTGCCCTTTTTCTCCCTCGGTCATATGCCGGGGCACGGAAGGACGAAGAAATGTGAAAGGCAGGCCGTCATTTCCCCCGCTTCTTGTTATAATGATGAAAAATGGTATGAGGTCGAGCCGGGTTGGGTTCGATTCAAGACGGGCTCAATTCAAGATGGGATCGATTCAAATGGACGCAGGGAAAATGGGATCCTGGAAAAACGAGACAATCCGAAGGGAAGGCCGGTACGATGAACACAGAAGTGCAGAACAGGGAAGTACAGAATAAGGAAGTACAGAATAAGGAAGCGAAAAATAAGGAGGAGCACGTCTATAAGCCTGCATGGAGGAGCTTCTGTCTGCACATCGCGGCAATGATCGCCTGTTTTGTGCTGGTCGTCTTCGTCTCGCTCAAGGTCCCCATGGATGCCGCCTATCAGAAAGCCCTATGGGGATTTTTCCTCCTGTTCGTCCTCGTCGCCTTCGGCGACATGTTCTTCAAGCGCCTGGGGGCCACGCTGATCGTCCGATTCGACGAGGTTGCCTTCGAGAAGGGCATCCTGAAGCGGGATTCCATAGAGATAGGGATGCGCAATGTCAGGACCGTCCAAGTGACACAGCGGCTCATACAGCGTCTTCTTAACGTGGGGGACATCGCCATCGCCTCATCCGGAACCGACGTCTACGAGATCCGCGTCGCCAATATGCCCTCGCCTCACGATATCCGTAACCAGATCCAGGAGCGTGCGCGCGTCGAGGACAAGCAGCAGGCGAACGGAGAGAAGGCCGGGGTGTAGCCAGCCTCAGGTCAGCCGGCCCGGCCGCCGTTTGGGGTGGACGTCGCCGGACAGGAGTACGAGACGAAGCCCGGGGCCGCGCAGGCCCCGGGCTTCGAGCAATCGGACGGACCGGGTGCTTGCAGGGAACGCCCCTGCCGTCACGCCTTCCGCACCGGCCATTGCACCTCGGTGAGCAGCTCCTCTGGCGGGACCTCGTGGGGGCTGTTCAGATAGACGTTCCGCGCACCGTCGGATCCCGCCACGGGCTCGTAGCCGTTCTCCTCCATCCAGTGCCGCAGCGCGGTGTAGGCGCCCTCCAGCTGGTCGTAGGGCCCCTTGTGCAGGGTGCAGGCCATCGCTCCGCCCGGCACCGTGCGGACCTTCAGCCGGTCCGTGTCCGGGACGGGGTTCGTGAAGGACAGGCAATACTCGACGTCGATGTTGTTGGGGTCGAA
Proteins encoded in this region:
- a CDS encoding amidohydrolase — encoded protein: MDWRKLERDLIDIRRDLHRYPEAAWTEFRTSSLVAERLERLGYKPRVGLDTVETSAVMGRPSEGEIDRHIGRAITQGGNAAWIEAMRRYPGVVAVLDTGRPGPVVSLRFDIDCVEVDEDASSDHRPVREGFASVNPHLMHACGHDAHTAIGLGVAEVLIAREGLLSGTVRLIFQPGEEGCRGAYAMMRKGVVDGSDYFLAMHIGGGVPSGTFGLNSLGYLSTTKLDAHFTGRPAHAAGAPHEGRNALLAAATAALGLHAIAPHRDGAMRVNVGVLNAGTGRNVIAEHADMKVETRGENQEIADYVYARAVEVLNGAAAMYGTTVELVKAGAGTTASGDEELVARAKKAVLDLDCFREVVDTVRAGGSEDATWMMRRVQEQGGQATYMALGSDITAPHHNGRFDLDERSIIRGVRAVVAITERLLNSK
- a CDS encoding PH domain-containing protein, which gives rise to MNTEVQNREVQNKEVQNKEAKNKEEHVYKPAWRSFCLHIAAMIACFVLVVFVSLKVPMDAAYQKALWGFFLLFVLVAFGDMFFKRLGATLIVRFDEVAFEKGILKRDSIEIGMRNVRTVQVTQRLIQRLLNVGDIAIASSGTDVYEIRVANMPSPHDIRNQIQERARVEDKQQANGEKAGV